One Desulfurellaceae bacterium genomic region harbors:
- a CDS encoding enoyl-CoA hydratase/isomerase family protein, with protein MNAGHFRGFEVAVHDPGIACITFNQPERLNGMTHHLKRDLVETLLQAQMDDSIRVVVFTGSGRAFSAGDDISGRPLGAATAEALVPDIFAGHHNATGTYNGLRAFSQPLNLAVRSLDKLTIAAINGVAIQTGFSLALASDFRIASQDARLGSATLRFGLLPDEGGQYLLVQLLGVARAMDFLMRKRIVSAPEALELGLVHEVVPAGELMDRTLELARELADGPQVSMRMLKRSIYNAAEMTFAQSLDEIASKTAVTDHHPDATEGLRAFQEKRTPRFNRWLEDT; from the coding sequence ATGAACGCAGGACATTTTCGTGGTTTTGAGGTTGCCGTACATGACCCCGGCATCGCCTGTATCACCTTTAATCAGCCCGAACGCCTCAACGGCATGACCCACCACCTCAAACGCGACCTGGTTGAAACCCTCCTCCAGGCTCAGATGGACGACAGCATTCGGGTCGTCGTCTTTACCGGCTCGGGTCGAGCCTTCTCGGCCGGTGACGACATCAGCGGCCGGCCGCTCGGCGCGGCCACGGCCGAGGCGCTGGTGCCCGACATCTTTGCCGGTCACCACAATGCGACCGGCACCTACAACGGCCTGCGGGCTTTTTCCCAACCGCTCAACCTGGCCGTTCGGAGTCTGGACAAGCTGACCATTGCGGCGATTAACGGCGTCGCCATTCAGACCGGGTTTTCGCTGGCCCTGGCCAGTGATTTTCGGATTGCGTCCCAGGACGCCAGGCTGGGTAGCGCCACGCTGCGCTTTGGTCTGCTGCCGGACGAGGGCGGGCAGTATCTCCTGGTCCAGCTGCTGGGGGTGGCCAGGGCCATGGACTTCCTGATGCGCAAACGCATTGTGTCGGCGCCCGAAGCCCTGGAACTCGGTCTGGTCCACGAGGTCGTGCCGGCCGGCGAGCTGATGGACCGGACGCTGGAGCTGGCCCGCGAGCTGGCCGACGGCCCGCAGGTGTCGATGCGGATGCTCAAGCGCTCAATCTACAACGCGGCCGAGATGACCTTTGCCCAGTCGCTGGATGAAATCGCGTCCAAGACTGCGGTGACCGATCATCACCCGGATGCCACAGAGGGCCTGCGGGCGTTTCAGGAAAAACGCACGCCGCGCTTCAACCGCTGGCTTGAGGATACATAG